The Burkholderiales bacterium JOSHI_001 genomic sequence GGCGCGGATTGCCGTATAAACGCGGCATCCCCCCGAACCCGCCCGCAGGGCCTGAAGCAACATGAGCGACGTGCAGAAGCAGATCGACGACCTGGTGAAGAACAACCGGGTCATGCTGTTCATGAAGGGCACCGCCCAGTTCCCGATGTGCGGCTTTTCCGGCCGCGCGGTGCAGGTGCTGAAGGCCTGCGGCGTGAAGGAACTGGCCACCTTCAACGTGCTGGAAGACGAAGGCGTGCGCCAGGGCATCAAGGAATACGCCAATTGGCCCACCATCCCACAGTTGTACGTGGGCGGTGAATTCGTCGGCGGCTCGGACATCATGATGGAGATGTACGAGTCGGGCGAACTGCAGCAACTGCTGGCCAAGTGACTTCCAATGCCCGGCCCCGCCTGGTGGTCGGCATCACAGGGGCCAGTGGTGCCGTTTACGGCACCAGGCTGCTGCAGCGCGCCCGCGG encodes the following:
- a CDS encoding monothiol glutaredoxin, Grx4 family (PFAM: Glutaredoxin~TIGRFAM: monothiol glutaredoxin, Grx4 family): MSDVQKQIDDLVKNNRVMLFMKGTAQFPMCGFSGRAVQVLKACGVKELATFNVLEDEGVRQGIKEYANWPTIPQLYVGGEFVGGSDIMMEMYESGELQQLLAK